CGGTTCTTCTTCCTCGCCGTTATAGGTCGGGATGAAGTCGACCGTTCCTTCATCCAGCCCGGCCATAAGGCGGATCGCCGTGCGCGTCAGGCGCGCTTCGGTGTAGCGATAGGCAGCGGCGTTATCCCCGTCGATATTGCCGAAATTGCCCTGCCCTTCGACCAGCGGATAGCGCAGCGCGAAATCCTGCGCCAAACGGACCATGGCATCGTAAACGCTGGTATCGCCATGCGGGTGATACTTGCCGATGACATCGCCCACCACGCGAGCGGATTTCTTGAAGGCCTGACCCGGATCGAGTTTCAACTGACGCATCGCCCACAACAGGCGGCGATGCACTGGCTTCAGCCCATCGCGCAGATCGGGCAACGAGCGCGCGGTGATCGTCGACAGGGCATAGACGAGGTACCGTTCCGACAGCGCGGAATCGAACGGGGCATCGACAATGGCGTCGAACGGATCGGAGGAATCGTCAGTCGTGGTTATATCCATCGCCCCCGGCTTAGCAGGACAGCGCGCCGCGCTCTAGCGCGTCCGGCGCGCAATTCACATGCATGATCGCACAGGCGGGGTGAACGGATACAGCGAGGTAACGAACGAGGGGAGCCCCAAACAAGCCCGGTTGCCAGCAAGCCGGTGCTGGGCCATCACCCGGCTTAAGGAGACAGGCCTGAAGGAGTAAGGGATGCGGTCAATCAGTCTTGCGGTCACGGCACTCGCTCTTACCCTCGCGGGATGCAGCCAGTCGCACGAAGAAAGTGCGGCGCAGATGGCGGATGCCGAGACTGTCGCCCCGGCAGCACCACAGGAGGCGAAAGGCGCGGCCGATAGCGCGGCAAAACCGTTGACGCAGGATGGCGCAAGTGCGCCAGGACAGGCCGCACAGGCACCCCGCCCGCCGCAGATCGCCTATACCTATCAATTCGGCTTCCGCATCGCGGAGAAGGCGATCACGCCACTGCAACAACGCCATGCCGATCTGTGCGAAAGCAAAGGCCCGCAGGTCTGCCGGATCATTGCGATGGAGCAATCCGGTGCGGAAGGCGATTATGCCTATGGCAAGCTCGAACTGGATGTCGTTGCCAATCAGGCGCGCGCATTCGGCAAGGAATTGGGCAAGATCGCGAAAGGCGAAGGCGGCGAGGAAGTGCGCAGCGCGATTGCCGGCGAAGACCTGTCCAAGCAGATCGTGGACACCGAAGCCCGCCTGCGCGCCCGCACCCTGTTGCGTGACCGGCTGATGGAAATCCTCGCCACGCGCAAGGGCAGCGTGGCCGAACTGGTGGAGGCCGAACGCGGGGTCGCGCAAGTGAACGAGGAAATCGATCAGGCGCAAAGCTGGCTGGCGGAAATGAAAGGCCGGGTCGCCTACAGCCATATGACGGTGAGCTACGATTCCTCCGCCCCCGGATCGGGCGGCTTTCTCCATCCGATCCGCAATGCGCTGGGCTCGCTCGGCAGCATTCTTGGCACGGTGATCGCCGGGATCATCGTTGTGCTCACCGCTCTGATCCCGATCACATGCGTCGTGGTACTGCTGGTCTGGGGCCTGCGCCGATTGCGCACGCTCAATCGCAAACGGCGCAGCGGCGACGAAACGGGTGACGATGCGGCAAAAACGATGGGGGACAGCGCCTGACCGGCGCAATCAGACCCCTTGCATATCGTGGGATTCCGCAGGAATGCGGACTTCCAGCCCATCCAGTTCAGGGGTCAGTTCGATCTGGCAGGATAGGCGGCTGGTGCGCTGCACCCCGGCCGCGAGATCGAGCATGTCCTCTTCCTCTTCCGCCGCATGGGGAAGGCGCTCGAACCAGTCCGACGCGATAATCACATGGCAGGTTGAACAGGCCATCTGGCCTTCACAGGTCCCTTCAAGCGGCATTCCCGCGGCTTGCCCCACTTCCAGCAGGCTCCGCCCCACGTCCGCTTCCGTGGCGACCGTCTCGCCCGATGCGGTGATGAATGTCACGCGGATCATAAATTGTCCTGATGTTCTGCAGCCTTGGCGATCTTTTCGACCGCTTCGGCAAGTTCCGCAAGGGTGGAATAGCGCCCGAAGCCCAAACGAATGGAACTTTTGGCCTGCGCATCATCCAGCCCGATCGCCCGCAGGACATGGCTGGGCCTGCCCGAACCGCTGGCGCAGGCCGATCCTGCCGAGAATGCGACCTGACGGACATCCGCCATCAACCGCGCCACATCCAGCCCCGGCCTGCGCATATTGAGATTGCCGTGCCAACGCTGCTGCGCACTGCCGTTCAGCACCCATCCCGGCAGCAGGTCCACAGCCTTTTCCCAAAGGTTATCCACATGCCGAGCATCCGCTTCCTGCTGGGCCAGCGCCACTTGCGCCGCCACACCGAACCCTGCGCACAGCGCCGGGCTGAGCGTGCCCGAGCGCACCCCCTGTTCCTGCCCGCCGCCGGTGATGATCGGCGCCAGCGTGATCCCGTCGCGCACCCACAGCGCACCGATACCCTTTGGCCCGTAAAGCTTGTGCGCGGAGATCGCGATCATATCGGCCTGCGCCGGTGGCGCGATCTTGCCCGCACCCTGCACCGCATCGCACAGGAACAGCGCCCCCGCGTCATGCGCGCGTTCGGCCAGATCCTCGACCGGCTGGATCGTGCCGATTTCGTTGTTCACCTGCATCACCGCAACCAGTCGGACATCGCCGGGCAAATCCACATCGGAATCGACCAGCCCCGCCCCATTAACCGGTAGGACAGACACCGGGCATCCCAGATCGGCAGCGGTATCCAGCACCGCCGCATGTTCTATCGCGGAAACCGCCACGGGGCGCGTGTCCCCCCGCACGGCACTGCCCCGCATGGCGAGGTTGATCGCCTCGGTCGCCGATCCGGTGAAGACGATCCGCCCCCCCGGTGGGCACAGGGCCGCCACACGTTCGCGCGCCAGTTCCACGGCGGCGGCCGCCGCCCTGCCCAGCCGGTGCGGGCTATGCGGATTGCCGAACCCGTCGCTATCCGCGCCGCCCAGCCAGCGCAGCATTTCCTCGCGCGCTTCGGGGGCCAGCGGCGTGGTCGCCTGATAATCGCAATAGATCATGCGGCCCGCGCCCGGGCATCTTCCGCCATGCCGATCCAAGCTGCACAGAACGCTTCCACATCGGCGCGGGTGGTGTTCCACCCGAAACTGACGCGAATGACCCGGCTGGCCAGCCCGCCATCGAGCCCCATCGCTTCGAGCACGTGGCTTTGCTTCAGGCTGCCGGAGGAACAGGCCGAGCCCTGGCTGACGGCAAATCCCGCCATGTCAAACCGCATCAATTGCGCGCTGCCCGATACCAGCGGCATCGCCAACGCTTCGATATAAGGGGTCGGGTCCGCCAATTGCCGCGACAGCCGCACCCCGTCCAGTGCGGCCATGGCGGGATCGAGCATGGCATCGATCGGTGCCAGCACGGCGGGATCGCAGTAAGGTTGGCTGCCAGCCTCCAGCGCGGCGGCAAAGCCCAGTGCCCCCGGCAGGTTTTCCGTCCCCCGGCGGTACCCCCGCTCCTGCCCGCCCGATGCGGAGAGCATGGCGTAATCGCGCACCAGCAGCGCCCCGATGCCCGGGGGGCCGCCCAGCTTATGCGCCGAAACGATCGCTATGTCGGCCTGCGACGGGATCACCCATTTCCCCGCACTTTGCGCGGCATCCGTCACCAGAATACCGCCAGCCCCGTGCACGATATCCGCGATGGCCGCCGTATCCTGCCGTGCACCCGTTTCGGAATTGATCGTCTGCACCGCAACAACCGGCCGTTCCCGCCCGTCGACCGCTTCGGCCAGAACATCGCGGTCAAGCGCCCCGTCCGGCAGGACAGGCAGCACTTCCGCATCGGGCAGCACGCGCAGCACCGCTTCATGTTCCACCGCGCTCACCAGCCGCGCCCCGCCATTGGCGCGGGACAAGGCAATCTGCGCGCTTTCGCTGGCACCGCTGGTCAGGATGACCTCGCCACTCCAGCCAAGCGCCGCGCCAATCCGGGCGCGGGCATCCTCCAGCGCAGCGCGGGCCGCACGCCCCTCGCTATGCGGGCTCGACGGATTGGCCCAGCGGGCCAGACCTTCCGCCACCGCAGCCTGTGCCTCCGGCCGGACCGGCGTGGTCGCGGCATGGTCGAGATAGATGCGCAAAAACGATCCTTTGCGTAGGAATTGCGAAAACCTGAACGAACACTATATAGCCCTGCACTCTCCGCGCGCTACCCGCGTGGCATATTCGTTTCGTCAGAGGTCATCCATGCCGTCAGTCATTTTCCCCGGTCCCGAAGGCCGCCTCGAGGGTCGTTTCCAGCCCTCTTCCCGCCCGCGTGCGCCGGTCGCCATGATTCTGCACCCGCATCCGCAGGGTGGCGGGACGATGAATGATCGCATTGTCCAACGCCTGTACAAGACATTCGTCGATCGCGGATTCGCCACGCTGCGCTTCAATTTCCGTGGTGTTGGCCGCAGCCAGGGCAGCTTTGACAACGGCATCGGCGAACTGTCCGATGCGGCCGCGGCGCTCGACTGGGTGCAGTCGATCCACCCCGAAGCGCAAACGACGTGGATCGCCGGGTTCAGCTTCGGTGCGCTGATCGGCATGCAGTTGCTCATGCGTCGCCCCGAAATCCGTGGCTTCATCTCGGTCGCACCCCCTGCCAACATGTACGATTTTTCGTTCCTTGCCCCGTGCCCCGCTTCGGGAATCATCGTGCAGGGTGCGGGCGATACCGTGGTTCAGCCGTCCGCCGTGCAGAAGCTGGTCGACAAGCTGCGCACGCAGAAACACATCACGATCCATCACGACGAAATTCCGCGCGCGAACCATTTCTTCGAGCACGAGATTGAAGACCTGATGCTGTCGGTCGACAACTATCTGGATTTCCGCCTCTCTCCCGATTGCCCGATCAAGTAAGGGCGCAGAGGCCCATAAAACCTTTCCGCCAGATGAATGAAGCTGTCAGCTTGCGTTCATCTGGCGAGGCAGATTTACATTCGTGTAAATAAGTTGCGCCGCTCACCTTTCATCGTCCCGAAGATCGGGGGCGGCGGAGAGGAGAGGCAATATGGCTTATGCGCAGTCAGGCACTTCCTACCACAAGGTTGCGACAATCAGTGCGGTTGCCGCGCTGCATGTCGCAGCCGGCTATGTCCTTGTAACCGGGCTTGCCGCCAACGGCGTCCTCCCCGATGTCGCGGCGATTTTCGAAGCGCGCAACATCGCCTACGAACCGCCCCCGCCGCCCCCGGCCATCCCTGAAGAGCAACCGGCGATACAGCCTGACAAGGCCGCGATCGAACCCCGGCAAAGCGTCATCACCGCGCCGATTCAGTTCGACACGACGCCGGTCACATTGCCCGACATCCAAAGCATATTGCCCACGCCCCCGGAACCCCGCGTGGCACCGCCGCCAGCGGATCAGCTGCGCTTCACCCCCGAACCGGTAAGGCCGCGCAACGACCCCGGCGGGTGGGTGCGCGAATCCGACTATTCCTCGCAAGCTATACGACTGGGTCTGGAAGGTATCACGCGCTTCACCCTGACCATCGGGGCCGACGGGCGGGTCAACGATTGCCAGATTTCCGCGTCGAGCGGCCATGCGCTGCTGGACCGGGCGACATGCGATCTGGTGAGCAAGCGCGCCCGCTTCGAACCGGCGCGTAATGACAAGGGTGACAAGGTAACCGGCACTTATTCCAACGCGGTGCGCTGGAAAATCACCAACTAGCGCGTGGCGGCTTCTTGCCGTTTGATCTGCGCCAGCGGGTTTTCCCCGCTGGCGTCAGGGACGGTCCATATGCCAACATTGATGATCGCGATCACGGCAAGCACAACCATCAGCACCACCTGCCGCCGCGCACCGCCACGGCGCCACAGGAAAAAGGCCCCCGACAACAGGGCAATAGCCGCGAGAACGAGTATTGAAAGAACCGTGTCCATGCGTCACTCGTCTTCCGGGCCGAGCGTCGCGTCAAGCCATTCGTCGGCCGCCCCCTGCTCAGCAGCAGGGACAAACCGTCTTTATGGCCAAAATCGGCGCGATCTGCCCGTGCCAGAAGATATCCGCCAAGCAACATGGCGAGCAGACGCAAAACATCGCGATGGCATGGGGGATCGAGCGTCACGTTGGCCTGCACGGCGGATTCGACGCGATCGACATTCTCACTGGAACCAAAAGCGAGCCGCAAGGCAGCATCGCCGACCGACGGATGAATCGGCCCCGGGAGCAGGACGGCCTGTGCCATTTCCTCCCCCCCGAGGCTTTCAAGCTGAACTGTGAACGCCTCTTCCCCAAGGCGACGCAAGCTCCGCCCGTAACCGGCAATCAGGCAAGGCGCCAAGGCTTCCGCAGCTGCGGCCGCCTGAGCCGGTAAAAACCCAAGCCTGACCGTTAAAGCCGACAGCCCGCCTGTGCGGCGTAGCGTATCGAGCATATCCATTTTCAGTTTCCTTGAGCGAATCCCGACAATCCATGCCTTGTGCAAATGTTGCGCGCGGAGCCATAGAGGTGAAATTCCATACTCGGCAATAGGGTGTTTGGCGAAATATTGCGCTCAATCTTTCGTTTTGCGCACTCCTATTGATTGGTCACCCTGCATTCCCGAGGATATCCCCCTGACACACGGGGTGCCAATCAAATCACGCACTTCATTTCTTGTTGAAGAACCCTTTGGCCAGATCCGTAAGGTCGTTCAGCGGGTTACCGTCACCATCGCGATCAAGAATATTGGCGAACTCAGTCAACGAACCTTCGCCACCGATCGCTTGCACGATTTGTTGCAGCGTGTCCTGCGGCAAGCCGGTGGCGGCTGATGCGCCCTCTACCGTATCCCCCTGCATCTGATGCGCCTTGCCGAGCGCGGCGATGGCCTTCTCTGCCGTGGCCGGATCAATCCCTACTTTGGCGGCAAGGTTGACGACATCGTCAGGCGCACCACCCAATCCTTTGAGAAGATTGTCAAAGATACTCATGGATAAAGTTCCTTCCAGTTTCTGCAGGCTGGATCGCAATGATGCACCCTCCGCGCCATGACACAAGTCAAAACACACGGTGCCCGCCATATGCTTTACACCACTCCTTCCAACAGGAATGTGACAGTCCTGCCGCAAACAAGGAGGGATCATGCCACCCCGCGCATTGTCTCTTGCGGCCAGTCCGGCTAGTTTCCGCCGCAAACCACATCACCATCACACTATTCAGGGTCTGCCGCATGGCTCCAGACTATCCCGCAGAATCACCCTGTACCGTTGCTTTGGTCGACGACGACCGCAACATCCTGACGACGGTATCCATCGCATTACAGGCGGAAGGCTTCACCACCCGGGTCTATTCCGATGGCAGCACCGCCTTGAAGGCGCTGACGGAAAATCCGCCGGACCTGGCGGTGTTCGATATCAAAATGCCGCGCATGGACGGCATGGAACTGTTGCGGCGGCTGCGCGAAACGTCGGACCTTCCCGTCATCTTCCTGACAAGCAAGGACGACGAGCTGGATGAAGAGGCCGGCCTCGCCATGGGTGCGGACGATTATATCGCCAAACCTTTCAGCCAGCGGCTGTTGATCGCCCGCATCCGCGCGATCCTGCGCCGCAATCGCACGCCATCCGGCCAATCGGGCGAAAACGGCGATGTCGATACGGGCGCCGCTATGGAAAATCTACTGCGCGGGCGGCTGTCGATGGATCCGGCCCGCCACCATGTGACCTGGGGCGGCGAACCGGTTTCCCTGACTGTGACCGAGTTCCTGATACTGGAGGCCCTCGCCGTCCGCCCAGGGGTGATCAAGTCCCGCAATCAGTTGATGGATGCCGCCTATCCCGATGATGTCTTCGTGGATGATCGAACGGTAGACAGCCATATCAAGCGCATGCGCCGCAAGTTCCGCGTCGTCGACCCGCAGTTTTCGGCGATAGAAACGCTCTATGGGGCGGGATACAGCTTTGACGGCACTTGATCCGCCCATTCGCCCGAGAGGAACCGAGAACCGACCAGAACGGCTGTTCTGGACGCGGCGCGCATCGCTCACCGCGCGTATTCTGGCCGTCAACATCATCGCGCTGGGGTTACTGGCGGGAAGCCTGTTCTACCTCGATTCCTATCGCAAGCAGTTGCTGGCCGAGCGTTTCAAACTGGCCCGCAGCGAAGCACAGATCACGGCCGAGGCGCTGGTCTTGTTTCCCCCGGCAAAGCAGCGAACGCTGATGGTGCAGGTGGGCAAGGAACAAAGCCTGCGGCTGCGGCTCTACAACCCCAAGGGCAAGCTGGTGGCGGACAGCTTCACATTGGCCGAACCGTCGTTCCACCTCGTCGATCCGGCAACAGAACCCTGGTATCAGGAGGCGGCCCGCATTCTCGACCGGGGCATGGACGCCTTGCTCGGCGCGCCGGACATTCCGGCCTATAAAGAGCCTGCGGATACCGACGCGGAATCGTGGGTAGAACTGCACAAGGCCCGCGAGGAAATGCGCAGCCACATCGCCTTGCGCTATGCGCCGGATCGCACACCGATAATTTCCGCCGCAGCGCCTGTCGGCAAGGACGGCACCATGTTGCTGACCACGCGCAACGCCATGGATATCACCGAAAATGTCCGCGATGCCCGCCAGACGCTGGTGATTATCGTGGCGCTGGCGTTGGCCGTTTCGATCCAGCTGTCGCTGTTTCTCGCGCGTACCATAGTCCAGCCTCTGCGGGCGCTCGTCCGTGCGGCCGTGCGGGTCAGGCTGGGGCGCGAACGCCAGGTGGAAGTGCCGCGCCTGCCCGAACGGCGCGATGAAATCGGCATGTTGGCCCGCGCGATATCGGACATGACCGGCGCCTTGCGCCAGCGGATCGACGCGGTCGAACATTTTGCCGCCGATGTCGCCCACGAGATAAAGAACCCGCTGGCCAGTCTGCGCAGTGCGCTTGATACCATGGGCCAGGTCAACGATCCTGAATTGCGGCGGCAACTGACCTCGATCGCCATGCACGATGTGCGCAGGATCGACCGGCTGGTTACGGAAATCGCCGATGCCAGCCGGGTGGACGCAGAACTGAGCCGCGCCATTTTCGAACCGGTCGATCTCGAATTGTTGATCGCCAATGCCATCGCTGCGCGCGAAGACCGGGGCGAAAACGCCGGTCGCGCGATCCGCATGGAACGGCGCGGCGCGGGGCGCGCGGAAGTGTCGGGCGTGCCCATGCGGCTGGAACGGGTCATCGATAACCTGCTGGACAATGCCGTGTCGTTCTCCCCGCCGGGCGATAGGATCGAG
This genomic window from Caenibius tardaugens NBRC 16725 contains:
- a CDS encoding cysteine desulfurase family protein; translation: MRIYLDHAATTPVRPEAQAAVAEGLARWANPSSPHSEGRAARAALEDARARIGAALGWSGEVILTSGASESAQIALSRANGGARLVSAVEHEAVLRVLPDAEVLPVLPDGALDRDVLAEAVDGRERPVVAVQTINSETGARQDTAAIADIVHGAGGILVTDAAQSAGKWVIPSQADIAIVSAHKLGGPPGIGALLVRDYAMLSASGGQERGYRRGTENLPGALGFAAALEAGSQPYCDPAVLAPIDAMLDPAMAALDGVRLSRQLADPTPYIEALAMPLVSGSAQLMRFDMAGFAVSQGSACSSGSLKQSHVLEAMGLDGGLASRVIRVSFGWNTTRADVEAFCAAWIGMAEDARARAA
- a CDS encoding ATP-binding protein, which produces MTALDPPIRPRGTENRPERLFWTRRASLTARILAVNIIALGLLAGSLFYLDSYRKQLLAERFKLARSEAQITAEALVLFPPAKQRTLMVQVGKEQSLRLRLYNPKGKLVADSFTLAEPSFHLVDPATEPWYQEAARILDRGMDALLGAPDIPAYKEPADTDAESWVELHKAREEMRSHIALRYAPDRTPIISAAAPVGKDGTMLLTTRNAMDITENVRDARQTLVIIVALALAVSIQLSLFLARTIVQPLRALVRAAVRVRLGRERQVEVPRLPERRDEIGMLARAISDMTGALRQRIDAVEHFAADVAHEIKNPLASLRSALDTMGQVNDPELRRQLTSIAMHDVRRIDRLVTEIADASRVDAELSRAIFEPVDLELLIANAIAAREDRGENAGRAIRMERRGAGRAEVSGVPMRLERVIDNLLDNAVSFSPPGDRIEVTVTTREDRVWVMVSDHGPGIPESEREKIFERFHSVRPESEDFGQHSGLGLAIARTIAEAHDGTLSATGRLDGTPGACLVLDLPLLQEEWETHA
- a CDS encoding cysteine desulfurase family protein, producing MIYCDYQATTPLAPEAREEMLRWLGGADSDGFGNPHSPHRLGRAAAAAVELARERVAALCPPGGRIVFTGSATEAINLAMRGSAVRGDTRPVAVSAIEHAAVLDTAADLGCPVSVLPVNGAGLVDSDVDLPGDVRLVAVMQVNNEIGTIQPVEDLAERAHDAGALFLCDAVQGAGKIAPPAQADMIAISAHKLYGPKGIGALWVRDGITLAPIITGGGQEQGVRSGTLSPALCAGFGVAAQVALAQQEADARHVDNLWEKAVDLLPGWVLNGSAQQRWHGNLNMRRPGLDVARLMADVRQVAFSAGSACASGSGRPSHVLRAIGLDDAQAKSSIRLGFGRYSTLAELAEAVEKIAKAAEHQDNL
- a CDS encoding energy transducer TonB, which codes for MAYAQSGTSYHKVATISAVAALHVAAGYVLVTGLAANGVLPDVAAIFEARNIAYEPPPPPPAIPEEQPAIQPDKAAIEPRQSVITAPIQFDTTPVTLPDIQSILPTPPEPRVAPPPADQLRFTPEPVRPRNDPGGWVRESDYSSQAIRLGLEGITRFTLTIGADGRVNDCQISASSGHALLDRATCDLVSKRARFEPARNDKGDKVTGTYSNAVRWKITN
- a CDS encoding alpha/beta hydrolase, with amino-acid sequence MPSVIFPGPEGRLEGRFQPSSRPRAPVAMILHPHPQGGGTMNDRIVQRLYKTFVDRGFATLRFNFRGVGRSQGSFDNGIGELSDAAAALDWVQSIHPEAQTTWIAGFSFGALIGMQLLMRRPEIRGFISVAPPANMYDFSFLAPCPASGIIVQGAGDTVVQPSAVQKLVDKLRTQKHITIHHDEIPRANHFFEHEIEDLMLSVDNYLDFRLSPDCPIK
- a CDS encoding response regulator transcription factor; protein product: MAPDYPAESPCTVALVDDDRNILTTVSIALQAEGFTTRVYSDGSTALKALTENPPDLAVFDIKMPRMDGMELLRRLRETSDLPVIFLTSKDDELDEEAGLAMGADDYIAKPFSQRLLIARIRAILRRNRTPSGQSGENGDVDTGAAMENLLRGRLSMDPARHHVTWGGEPVSLTVTEFLILEALAVRPGVIKSRNQLMDAAYPDDVFVDDRTVDSHIKRMRRKFRVVDPQFSAIETLYGAGYSFDGT
- a CDS encoding DUF4349 domain-containing protein, which codes for MRSISLAVTALALTLAGCSQSHEESAAQMADAETVAPAAPQEAKGAADSAAKPLTQDGASAPGQAAQAPRPPQIAYTYQFGFRIAEKAITPLQQRHADLCESKGPQVCRIIAMEQSGAEGDYAYGKLELDVVANQARAFGKELGKIAKGEGGEEVRSAIAGEDLSKQIVDTEARLRARTLLRDRLMEILATRKGSVAELVEAERGVAQVNEEIDQAQSWLAEMKGRVAYSHMTVSYDSSAPGSGGFLHPIRNALGSLGSILGTVIAGIIVVLTALIPITCVVVLLVWGLRRLRTLNRKRRSGDETGDDAAKTMGDSA
- a CDS encoding 2Fe-2S iron-sulfur cluster-binding protein, which codes for MIRVTFITASGETVATEADVGRSLLEVGQAAGMPLEGTCEGQMACSTCHVIIASDWFERLPHAAEEEEDMLDLAAGVQRTSRLSCQIELTPELDGLEVRIPAESHDMQGV